The Streptomyces sp. ALI-76-A nucleotide sequence GCGGTACGCGACCTCGACGGCCGCCTGCCGGGGCAGGCCGTGCGGCAGCAGACTGCGCTGGAGGGTGAGGGCGTTGGTGTGCTCCTGGGTGTACCGGCGCGCGTTGTCGACGCCGACCGCCGCCCGGCCCGCGAGTTCCTCGGCGAGCACCAGATCGTCCTGCTCGAAGCCGTCGGAGGAACTGCCCCGGGCGAAGACCGCGACGCCCAGCGTGATCCCCCGCGCCCGCAGCGGGACAGCCATGATCGAGTGGAATCCGTACGCCCGTACGGTGGCGCTTCTGCTCTCGTGCCGGGTGACCCACCGGACGAAGTCGGGGTCGTCGGTCCCGCTGAGCACGGGGCGGCCGGTGGCCAGGCACCGGGCGGGGGGCGAGAACGCGGGGTAGGTGTCGACGTGGCCGAGGTGCACGGCGGCCTCGGGCACGCCGTCGGCGGCGGACTGGTGGGCGACCCGGCGCAGCACCACGGCCGCGTCGATCGGACCCGGGACCGGTTCGTCCCCGCGGGTCACGGAGTCGAGCAGGTCCACGCTGACGAAGTCGGCGAGCCGGGGCACGACCAGATCGGCGAGCTCCTGGGCGGTGCGCTCCACGTTCAGCGTGGTGCCGACACAGGCCCCCGCCTCGTTCAGCAGGGCCAGCCGCTGCCGCGCCCAGTGCTGCTCGCTGCTGTCGAACGCCGCGGTGCCGACCCCGCACACCTGGCCGGTCGAGGGGTCCCTCACGGGCCACATCTCGATGATCCAGGCGTGCCGGCGGGAGGAGGAGGGCCCCGGGGCGAACCGTTCGTAGCGCATCGGCTCGGCTTCCTCGGCCACCTGGCGGACGAACCGCAGGAACCCCTCGCCGGCACCGTCCTCGTCGTCGAGGACGTCCGGATACGGTGACCCGTCCCCCTCGCCCGCCGACGCGGCCGCGTTCGGCCGCCACCGGGGCGCCGCCACGGAGGTAGCGGCGGAGGTGGCGGGGGCAGGGGTGGCGGAGGTGGCGGAGGTGGGCACGGCCGGGGCGGGTGCGGCGGGAGCCGGCATGACGAAGGTGGACAGGGCGACGGAGGACTGGGTGTACGCCCACTCCAGCATCCTCCGATCGTGTCCCGACCCCGGCCCGGACGGGCCGGCGGTGGCGGTCACGTGGCCGGCGGTGGCGGTCACGACGAACCCCTGGATCTCGCCCTTCCCGTCCAGCGAGGGGGAGGAGTGCAGGGCGAGATCGACGCGATGGCCGTCCCGGTGGCGGACGGCGGCCGTGCCGCTCCACTCCCGTGAGCCGACCGGGGTGAACCCGGCCGCGCGGGAGCCGTCCACCGCGGCGAGCAGGCCGGCCGCGGGATGCCCCACGACGTCCGCGGCCCGGTAGCCGAGCAGCCGTCGTGCCCCCTCGCTCCAGCCCGTGACGGTGCCTCGGGGGCTGAGGGTGGCCGTGGCGGCGGCGCCCGAGCCCGTGTCACTCATGTCCTCAGCGTGCCCGCCGTACCAGAAACGGACAAGTCGGACCTGGCCGAGTGGCTGTCGGTCAGATGAGGGCACGTGGGACCGCCGGGCGGCCCGCTCACCGCGGGCGCCGGAACCGCGTTGACACGGGACGGCGCCGGGCGTTGACTGGCCGCTCGGCGCAGGGGGAAGACGGTCGGTGACGGCTCCGACCGGAATCCACGGACAGCACAGGAAAGCGGCCACACGATGATGTACGACCAGGCACGTGCTCAGCAGCCCCCGGACAAGGCCTCCGGCTCCGCCGGGCGCCGCACCTCGGGCCCGGAGCCGCTGGTCCCGCAGAGCGAACGGGACGAGCTCACCCTGCGCCTCCAGCACGCCCTGAACACCTTCGCCGACAGTCCCCGGCAGGCGTTGGAGGAGGCTGAGGGCGCCTTCGACGAAGCCGTCGTCCGGCTCACGAACGCCCTCGCGGAGCGGCGCCGCCTGCTGCACGAGGGCTGGCAGGAGCCGGACTCCGAGACGGAGTCGGACGGACTGCGCTTCGCGCTGCGGGAGTACCGCGAGATCACCCAGCGACTCCTGCGGATGTGAACGCATCTAGGGACGCGGACATAGATGGGTGGGTGGGCGGGCGGGCGTGGATGCGCCGCGCAAGCGAACCCGCTCCCGCTCCCGCGCCATCGCCGCGCCGCCGCCGCCGCGCACGCGCTCCCGCTCCCGCTCCCGCGCCGCGCCATCGCCGCGCCGACCGGCGCACCGGTCGGCGTACCCCGGAAGTCCTCACCGTGAACGGCTAGCATCGCGGACGTGATTGTCGGCGGCCGGGATGAGGTGAGGGGCGTGGGGGAGCCGAGGGTCGCCGTCGCCGTGGTGACCATGGGGAACCGGCCGGCGGAGGTGGACGCGCTGCTGGAGTCCGTGGCCAAGCAGGATCTCGCCCCCGCGCGGATCGTGATCGTCGGCAACGGCTGCCGGCTGCCCGAGTTCGCCGAGCGGCTCTCGCTGCCCGGCGAGGTCATCGCCATCGAGCTCGAGGAGAACCTCGGCTGTCCCGGCGGACGGAACGTGGCGCTCGGCCGGCTCCGGGAGTTCGGGGACATCGATGTCGTCGTCGAGCTGGACGACGACGGACTGCTGGTCGACGCCGACGTACTGCGCCGCGTGGGCGACCTGTTCGCCGTCGACCCGCGCCTCGGCGTCGTCGGCTTCCGTATCGCCGACGAGTACGGGGAGACACAGCAGCGGCACGTGCCGCGGATCGGTGCGTCCGACCCCCTGCGGGGCGGGTACGTCACCGGGTTCCTCGGCGGCGGGCACGCCTTCCGCATGGCGATGCTCGACGAGACCGGGGACTGGCCCGCCGCGTTCTTCTTCGCCCACGAGGAGATCGACCTGGCCTGGCGGGCCGTCGACCACGGCTGGCGGATCCTGTACGCGCCCGAGCTGCTGCTCCGGCACCCGAGGACCTCGCCCGCCCGGCACGCCATCTACTACCGGGTGAACGCCCGCAACCGGGTCTGGCTGGTCCGCCGCCGGCTCCCGCTGCCGCTCATCCCCGTGCATCTGGGCGTGTGGACGCTGCTCACGCTGCTGCGGGTGCGGTCGGCGGCCGGACTGCGCGCCTGGTTCGGCGGCTTCCTGGAAGGCCTGCGCGAACCCGCCGGAGAACGCCGGCCCATGCGCTGGAGCACGGTGTGGCGGCTGACCCGGCTGGGCCGCCCACCGGTGATCTGACCCCGGACCACGTGGGCGGGCCGCGCATGCTCACGGCTCCGGGCGGTCCCCGGCGGCCGACCGGGGTCCCGGTGCAGTCGGACCGGCCCTCCGGCCGAACCGGTGCCATGCGCCGCGATGACCCGCGCCGACCGCGCGACGCTTCGGGCCGCTCCGGGCCCGTGCACGGGAGTGACGCGATCCGCCCGCTGGGCGCTCACTGCGCGTCACCGCGCGGGACTCACCCGATCTGCCTGCTTGCCTGCCTATTTGCCTGCCGGCCGCTGTTCCCTGCTCGCTGCCCGGCCTGCGCACCGAGCTCACCCCGTCCGCCCCACCCCCGCCGCTCACTTCGCGTCCGCGTAGCACTCGACCACCGCCGTGCTGAACGGGAACCGCACCGGGGTCTCCCCGAACGTCAGCCGTCCGGCCAGGTCCGACGCCTCACGGATCGCTGTCACGACCGCCTCCGCCTCCTCCTGCGGGCAGTGCACGATCACCTCGTCGTGCTGGAAGAAGACCAGCTCGGCCGCCATGTCCGCACAGGCGCGACGCAGCGCGGCGAGCAGCAGCAGGGTCCAGTCGGCGGCGCTGCCCTGGACCACGAAGTTGCGGGCGAAGCGGCCGCGGGCGCGGGCGTCGGTCGAGGTGTGGCCGGGCACCCACGGGCGGTCCTCGGGGTCGTTCTCCGCCGCGGGGATGCCCGCCTCCTCCGCCGTGTCCTCGCTCGCCCCGGCCGCCGGCGGGCAGGTCCGGCCGAGCCAGGTGCGCACCAGCCGCCCTTCCTCGCCGGCCCGCGCCGCGTCGTCGACGTAGGCCACCGCGCGCGGGAAGCGGCGTCTGAGCGCGGCGAGGTTCTTCAGGCCGTCGCCGGAGGTCTGGCCGTAGACCGCGCCGAGCACGGCGAGCTTGGCCTGGGCGCGGTCGCCGGAGAAGGCGCGGTCGGACACGGACTGGTACAGGTCGGTCTCCCGGCCGGCCACCTCCATCAGCCCGGGATCGCGGGAGATGGCGGCCAGCACGCGCGGTTCCATCTGGTCGGCGTCGGCGACCACCAGCCGCCAGCCGGGATCGGCGACCACGGCCCGCCGGATCACCTTCGGGATCTGCAGGGCGCCGCCGCCGTTGGTGACCCATCGGCCGGTGACCGTGCCGCCCGCGAGGAACCCGGGGCGGAACCGGCCGTCGCGCACCCAGTCGTGGAGCCAGGACCAGCCGTGGGCGACCCAGATGCGGTACAGCTTCTTGTACTCGACCAGCGGCTTCACGGCGGGATGGTCGACCGACTCGATCTCCCACCGCCTGGTCGACCTGACCTTGATCCCGGCCTGCGCGAACGCCTTGACCACGTCGGCGGGCAGGTCGGGGCGGACCCGGCGGCCGAAGGCGGCGGATACCTCGTCGGCGAGTTCGGCCAGGCGGCGGGGTTCGCCGCCGCCGGCGTACCGCTCACCGAGCAGGTCGTGCAGCACCCGGCGGTGCACGTCGGCGCTCCACGGCAGCCCGGCCCGGTTCATCTCGGCGGCCACCAGCATGCCCGCCGACTCGGCGGCGGTCAGCAGCCGCATGCGGTCGGGACGCGCGGTGGCGTCGTGCCGCCGCTGCTGGTCGGCGTACACCTCCACGAGGTCGGCGAGCGGGAGGCGCGCGGCCTGCGGCTCGAACAGCGACGACTGCGAGCCCGGCTCGGCGGACCGCTGCGGAGGGTCGGGCGGTACGGGGCCGCCCCGCAGCCGGGCGAGGGCGGCGGCCGCCGACCGGGGTGCGCCGGAGCGCCCCTCATGACCGAGGAGAAGCGTCTCCGCGTCCTCCACGTCGTAGCACCGCTCCACTCGCACCCCCGTGGCGAGCAGAGGCGGGTACGTCTCGGCCGTCGACCGCCACACCCAGCGCGTGACCTCCGGCAGGCCGCGCACGGCCTCGGCGGCGTCCGCCGCCCGCCGCACCGGCCCCGCGAGCACCCCGCCGGCACCGAGGGCGGCGAACTCCACGCCACCGCCCTCGGCCGGAGCCAGAGCCCACCGATCGGTCATACGGCGAGTCTGCCAGCAGGGTCTGACAACGCCCCGGCGGAACATCGGCACCGCGGTCATGGACGAAACAACGCAACGGCCTTGGACCTGATCGCGGCCCACCTCCGCTGTCCGGCTCCGCCGGCGGCCACGTCGACACTCTCCGCCGGCGGCGACTTCCACGACTCTCCGTCGGCCGCTACTTCGGCGCGGCCACCAATCGCACCGCCAGCCCCGCGAACACGGTCCCGGAGACGACGTTCAACGCCCGGTTCACCCGCGTGCTGCGCCGGAGCAGGCCGGCCAGCCGCCCGGCGAGCAGGCCGACGAAGCCGTCCCAGAGGAACCCCATGACCACGATGGTCGCGCCGAGCAGCAGGAACTGGCCCCGCACGTGTCCGAGCGACGGGTCGACGAACTGGGGCAGGAACGCCACGTTGAACAGGATCACCTTGGGGTTGAGCAGGTTGGTGACCGCCCCCTGCCAGAACGCCCGCCGCATCCCCGCACCGGCCGGCTCCCCTTCCTCGCCCGGCACCGAGCGGTCCCTGAAGGCCTTCACCGCCAGGTAGAGCAGATAGGCCGCGCCCGCCCAGCGCAGCACGTGGTAGAGCGTCGGCAACGCCAGGAACAACGCCGACAGACCGAGCGCCGCGGCGACCGCGTGCACGAGCATGGCGCAGGCCACCCCGAACGCGGCCATCACCCCGGCAGTCGGCCCACCGCGTCCGCCCATCGCCACGATGAACATCATGTCGGGGCCGGGGGTGACACAGAGCGCGAAGGCGGCGACCAGGAACGCCGCGTACAGATGCATGTCCACCATGCGCACCATGCTCGAAGCAGCTCCAGGGGGCGGCGACCGAGTTTCGGGGAGTGAGACGATCCCCGGGTGAGCAGCACGAACACCCCAGGGGACCCGGGCAGTACGTCCGGCACCGTCGAACGCGCCTTCCACGCCGCCCTGTACGCCGACTCCGACACCGCCCTGGACACCGGCGCCTCCCTCCTGGCGGCCGACCCCGGTGCGGACGCCGAGGTGGCCCGGCGGGGCGAGGAGTTCGTGGCGGCGGCCTGGCGGCGCGGCTGGCAGCCCGCGGACGTCGTACGGATCGTCGGCCGCGAGCTGGGCGACGGCCATGTACGCCTGGTGGCCGCGTTGATCCGCGCGCAGGCACGCGGCGACCGCCCGCGCGGCCGGCGCTGGACCGCCCAGCTCGACCGGATCGCCCGGCGGGCGGACGCCGGCGACCTCGCCGCGACGCCGCCCCGCCCCGACCGTTTCACGCAGGCGACGGCCGTGCTGGAGCTGTACCGCCTGCTCCTGCGCCTGCCCGCGCTGGAGCCTCTGGAGGAGCCACGGCGGGCCTCCCGGCGGGAGCACGGCACCGACGGCCGCATGCTCGCCCGCATCCGCGCTCTCCTCGCCAAGGCGGAGGCGACCGGCTTTCCTGAGGAGGCGGAGGCGCTCAGCGCCAAGGCGCAGGAACTGATGGCCCGGCACAGCGTGGACGAGGCCGTACTGTCCGCCCAGCCGCACGCCCCCGGAGCCGCCGCCGACACCCCCGGCGCCTGCCGCATCGGCGTCGAGCCGCCGTACGAGCAGGCCAAGGCGGTTCTGCTGGACGCGGTCGCCGTCGCGAACCACTGCCGGGCCGTGTGGAACGAGTCCCTCGGCTTCTCCACCGTGGTCGGCTTCGAGTCCGACCTGGACGCGGTCGAACTCCTGTACACCTCGCTGCTCGTGCAGGCCCAGTCCGCCATGGCGAAGGCGGAGGCGGCCCAGCGCGCGGGCGGCCGCAAACGCACCAAGACCTTCCGGCAGTCCTTCCTCGCCGCCTACGCCCACCGGGTCGGCACCCGGCTGCGCGAGGCCGCCGCGGCCCCGGTGAGCGAGGACCTGCTCCCGGTGCTCGCCTCCCGGGAGGTCGCGGTCACCGACCGCCTGGACCGCATGTTCCCGCAGACGACCACGACCCGGCTGCGCGGTGTCAGCGACGAGGCAGGCTGGACGGAGGGCGCCCGGGCGGCCGACCACGCCCAGGTCCGGTCCCGTCGGCCCTTGGAGTGACGCTTACGAACGCCCTCCCGCGCGCGGGACGGCAGTCCCGTCGGCCTCTGGGGTGACGCCCACGAACGTCCACCCGCGCGCGAACGCCGGTCAGTGCCCCGCGCGCGGGGGAGCGATCAGTCGCCCGCGCGCGTGAAGGGCCCCACCGACGCGTCCGGCGCCTCGCCGTCGGCCTTCAGTGCCACCGGGCCGTACGACCACGGGAAGCTCTGCACGTCGTCGGGGGCCCCGGGCAGGCTGATCTCCAGCGTCTTCGCGGCGAGGCTCTTCGCGCCGGCCGCGCCGCCCCGGACGTAGGTGAGGGTGAAGGTCACACTGTCGCCCTTGGCCAGGGTCAGCTTCTCGGGCTGGGCGCCGTCCGCCGCGGGGACGGTCGCGGAGGCGCCGCCGGCCTTGAGGACGGCCCCGGCGATGCCCTCCAGGGTGCACGGCGCGCTCTGGTTGGTGAGCGAGACGGGGATGTTGCCCTCGTCCCCGGCGGCCGGCGCGGCGTTGGCCGGGCCGGCCTCGACGCCCAGCTGACCGATCTGACAGGCGTCCCCGGGCTTCCGGGAGCTGCCACTGTCGTCGCTCTCACTGCCGCTCCCGCTCCCGCCGCTGTCGCAGGCGGTCAGGAGGAGGGCGGCGGCGAGGGCGGTGACGGCGAGGGGGGTTGCGCGCATGTGAGGTCCTCTGGTGCGAGACGGCGGTACGCGAGGATCATCACGCACGAAGGGGGCGACACGGTTGCCGCCCCCGGTTCCGCCGGGCCGGTTCGACCGCGGACCGTCCGCCGACCGACCGCGGACCGTCCGCCGACCACGAGGTCCGGCTACGAGCCCAGACTCGCCGTCGGCAGCCCGGTCGGCAGCGTGCCGCCCTCCGACCGGGTGTACGTCTCCGCCCCGAGGCCGCCCTTCCAGGTCACCTTCAGCGTCGTGCCGTCCACCGAGTCGACGACTCCGGTGGCCCGGTCCTTGCTGCCGTCCGTGCAGGTCAGACGGATCGTCTCCGGGCCGGCGGTACCGCTGCACACGGTCCCGCCGGTGGCGAACAGCCCGGCCTGGTCGCCGGTGATCACCAGCGCCACGGCCTTGCCGCCGGTCGTGGCGAGCCAGCTGCCCTGCACGCCGCCGGAGGGCGCCGTGGTTCCGCCGGACCCGCTCCCCCCGCCCGTGTCCGCGCTCGCGGAGGCGGACGTGGGGCCCGTGGAGGGCTCGTCGTCGGAGCCGCCGTCGCCGCCGCACGCGGTCAGGAGGAGCGCGCCCGCGAGGCCGGCGGCCGCAGCCGTGACCCGTGTCCGCCGGCGTGTACCCGAAGTCGCCCAAGTCACTGGAAGCTCCCAAGCTGTAGCGGCCCGCCCGGTGGGCCGGGCGGACCGCAGCAAGTTACCAGGGCGTACCCCGAAGCCGTCAGGCCCCGACGGGGCGCTTTCCACAGGCGGCGCCCCACCGGAGTCCCACCGGGGCGCCCCGTCAGGGCGGCCCCGACGGACCCGAGCTCACCAGGACGACTTGCGCACCCCCGGCAGATATCCGGCGTGCGCCTGCCCCCGCAGGTTCACCCGGGACAGTCCGAAGGCCCGGAAGTACCCGCGCGGACGCCCGTCCACCTGGTCCCGGTTGCGCACGCGCGTCGCGCTGGCGTCGCGCGGCTGTCGGCGCAACTCCCGCCGCGCGGCGAGCCGTTCCTCCTCCGTGGACGACGGCCGCCGGAGGATCTCCTTCAGCTCGGCCCGCCGCTCGGCGTACCGCGCGACGATCTCCTGCCGCCGGTCGTTCTTCGCGATCTTGCTCTTCTTCGCCATCAGACCCGCACCCCCCGCGCGCGGATCCGGGCCACGGCCGCCTCGACGCCGATCGTGTCCACGGTCCTGATCCCCTTGGTGCTCAGTCGCAGCCGTACGTGACGGCCCTCACTCGGCAGCCAGTAGCGCTTGGACTGGATGTTCGGGTCGAAGCGGCGCGAGGTGCGCCGGTGGGAGTGCGAAATGCGGTTGCCGAAGCCGGGCCGGGCGCCGGTCAGCATGCAGTGGGCGGACACGGGTGACGCACCTCTCTCGAAGCCGATGTGTAAATGGAATTCATTTTCAGTAAGGTACCAGCATGGCTCGCAACGAACTCCGCCCGGTCATCAAGCTCCGGTCCACCGCCGGGACCGGCTTCACCTATGTCACCCGCAAGAACCGCCGCAACGACCCGGACCGCATGACGCTGCGCAAGTTCGATCCGGTCGTCCGCCGCCACGTCGACTTCCGAGAGGAGCGCTGAACACCGCCATGCGCAAGGGAATCCACCCCGACTACGGCCTCGTCGTCTTCCGCGACCGCGCCGCGAAGCACGCCTTCCTCACCCGCTCGACCATGTCCAGCGACAGGACCATCGAGTGGGAGGACGGCCACACGTACCCCGTCGTCGACGTCGAGATCTCGAACGTGAGCCATCCCTTCTACACGGGCACGGCACGCGTCATGGACACCGCCGGACGCGTGGAGCGCTTCGAGCGCCGGTACGGGAAGCAGGACTGACCCGGTGTCCGAACTCTCCGTCGTGATCGTCGGCGGGCTGCACGCCGATGCCCGCAAGGCGGCCGTCGCGGGGCTGCTCGCCGACGTGCCCGGCAGCCTCGCCCTCCACCACGACCTGGCGACGGCCACCGCCGGCACGGTCGTACGGACCGTCCGCGACGCCACCGGCATCATCGACGCCGGTGAAACGCCCCTGGTCAACGACTGCGCCTGCTGCGCGCTCCGCGAGGACCTGGTGCCCGAGCTGCGCCGGCTCGCCGATGTCGGCGCGACCCGGCTCGCGGTCGTCGAACTGTGGGACTCCGTCGAGCCCAAGGCCATGGCCGAGGTGGTCACGGCCGGCGGGCTCAGCGTCACCGGCGTGATCACCGCCGTCGACCCGGCGCTCGTCCTGCCGTACCTCGGCAACGGTGACGACCTGGCCGAGCGCGGTCTCGCCGCCGCGGCCACCGACCAGCGCACGGTCGCCGACACCTTCGCCCGCCAGCTGGAGTACGCCCCCGTCCTGGCCGTGGCCGACTCCCCGGAGGCCGACGACGAGGACCGCGAGCTGCTCGCCCAGCTGCACCCGACAGCCCGCCAGGTCCCCATCGACGGCGGCCACCCGCGGGACCCGGCGGGCGCCCGGTCCGCCGTACGGCCCTCGGGGCGCTCCCCGCTGGCACGGGCCGCCCTCGCCGGGTTCGACGTCGAGGCGGCCGCCGCCGCCCAGCACCCGGCCTGCGCGCTGCTCCCGGCGGAGGCCGACGCGCACGGCGTGTCCACCCTCGTGTGGCACCGGTGCCGCCCCTTCCACCCGGAGCGGCTCTACGAGGCCCTGGAGGACATCACCTGCGCCGCCGCCCGCAGCCGCGGCCGGTTCTGGCTCGCCGACCGGCCGGACACCCTGCTGCACTGGGACGCGGCCGGCGGCGCCCTGTGCGTGGAGAGCGCGGGCCCCTGGCTCGCCTCCCTGCCCGACGCCGCCTGGGAGATGGTCCCGCCGGTCCGCCGCGCCGCCGCCGCGCTGGACTGGCACCCGGAGCACGGCGACTGCTGCCAGCACCTCGTCTTCACCTCGCCCGGCCTGGACCGCGACGGTCTCGAACGCGTCCTGGAGACCTGCCTGCTGACCGACGCCGAGTACGCCGCCGGGCGCGACGCCTGGAAGCGCCTGCCGCCCGCCTTCGACACCCTCCTGGAGGTCTGACCCCATGGCCCGCACGCTCGACCGCAAGCCCGCCAAGGCCCGCCCCAACCCGCTGGACCAGGCAAAGATCACGTACATCGACTACAAGGACACCGATCTGCTGCGGAAGTTCATCTCCGACCGCGGCAAGATCCGCAGCCGCCGGGTCACCCGTGTCTCGGCCCAGCAGCAGCGGCAGCTGGCCCGCGCGATCAAGAACGCGCGGGAGATGGCGCTCCTGCCGTACTCCAGCCGCTGACCACTGGCCGCTGACCGCCGACCACTGGCCCCTGGCCGCGGTCCTCGAGTACGGCGATCCGGCCCGGCCGGGCGACGGCTCATACCGGACATCGCCCGGCCGGTGGAACAGGAACGCCGTGCCGTGCGTCTCTTCCTAGGGCAGGACCAGGCGCACGCGGCGTCGATACACCGTCCGTCACGTCTGTAACCACGGGACCACCCCGCGTGCACGTGCATCTGCATATGCATCGGCCCATGCACCCGCACATGAACAGGGTTATGATCCGGATCAGTTGACCGCTGCATCAATGGCCTCACCAGCCAGTGCACCACCGGGGAGCGACCTGTGGACCACGACGTGTACGACGTTGACGACGCGTCCGGCGTCTACAACGGTATGGCCGCCGCCCACCTGCGAGTGGCCTGGCAGAAGAGCCGGCACAGCAACTCGCAGGGATCCTGCGTGGAGTTCGCGCGCCTGCCCGGTGGGGAAGTGGCCGTGCGCAACTCGCGGTTCCCCGACGGCCCGGCGCTCGTCTACACCCGCGCCGAGATCGAGGCGATGCTGCTGGGCATCAAGGACGGCGAGTTCGACCACCTGATAGCGGGCTGAAGGGCGCCCGACCCGCGCGCGACGCAGCGTGACCGGCGACCCACTCCGCGTAACGCGCGTAGAACTCGCACGTCAGGAAGCGCCGCCCGATGTCATTCGGCGGACTGCGGCTGCGGCAGCCGGAAGAGCGCCCAGACCACCTTGCCGCCGATCGACCCCGCCATCGGGTGCCAGCCCCAGCTGTCACTGAAGGAGTCGACGAGGAACAGGCCGCGACCGCACTCCGCCGCGAAGTCGTCGGCGTCGCGCGTGACCGGACTGTCCTGGCTGGGATCGCGCACCGCGCACACCAGTCGCCCGGTCCACCGCATCAGGTGCAGCCGCACGGGCGGGCTCTGCTCGGGCAGGCGCGGGGTGTTGGCGGGCAGCGCGTGCCGCAGGGCGTTGGTGACGAGTTCCGAGACCACCAGACACGTGTCGTCGAAGCGTTCGCCCAGGTCCCACTGGTCCAGTGTTCTGCGCGTGAACTGCCGCGCCTCACGGACCGCTTCGTAGCGGGCGGGGAGGGCGCAGGAGGCGGCGTCGGACGCGGCCCCGGGATCCAGCGGCGGAAGGCCCTGCCGTAAAGGCTTGAGCATGGTCGATCCATTCGTTGCCATGCGAGGCACTCCCGGGAATTCGCGGTCGTTGCGATGCAGCGGTGGCGCAGGACCATGGTTTCGGATGCGCGGTGCAGATGCAAGGTGCAGATGCACGTGCACCTGACCGAATTGGACCCTCCCGTACCACTTGTTGGCCATTTTTTCTGCCATCTTCTCCCCTGTCTCTTGCCTTCCCCGTCCCCGGAGGTGTCCCACGCCTGTGCGGAAACTTTGGCTTCTTTCCATATCTGTAATCGGGCGAGTACTGCTCGGAGTGTTTTAGTGGCAGACTTCGGTGCCTGAAGACGGTTGGGGAGGCTGGCGAACGTGAGCGCGGGAGAGCCCGGATCGGTGGTGCGGCGGATGCTGCTCGGCTCGCAACTCAGGCGACTGCGTGAGGCACGCGGCATCACGCGCGAGGCGGCGGGTTACTCGATCCGCGCCTCCGAGTCGAAGATCAGCCGGATGGAACTGGGCCGGGTGAGCTTCAAGACGCGGGATGTGGAGGACCTGCTGACGCTGTACGGCATCACGGACGAGGCGGAGCGGGCCTCGCTGCTGTCCCTCGCCAAGGAGGCCAACGTCGCGGGCTGGTGGCACAGTTACTCGGACGTCCTGCCGAGCTGGTTCCCCACCTATGTGGGCCTGGAGGGCGCGGCGTCCCTGATCCGCGCGTACGAGGTCCAGTTCGTGCACGGGCTGCTGCAGACCGAGGCGTACGCCCGCGCGGTCGTCCGGCGCGGCATGAAGGGCGCCAGCGCGGAGGACGTCGAGCGGCGCGTGACGCTGCGCATGGAGCGGCAGAAGCACCTCCTGGAGGACAACGGCCCGGAGTGCCACATCGTGCTGGACGAGGCCGCCCTGCGCCGCCCCTACGGCGACCGCGAGGTGATGCGCGGCCAGTTCCAGCACCTGATCGAGATCTCCGAGCGCCCCAACGTGCGGCTACAGGTCATGCCGTTCGGCTTCGGCGGCCACTCCGGCGAGAGCGGCGCGTTCACGATCCTGTCCTTCCCGGAGTCCGACCTCTCCGACGTGGTCTACCTGGAGCAGCTCACCAGCGCGCTGTACCTCGACAAGCACGAGGACGTGGCCCAGTACGAGAAGGCGCTGAAGGAGCTCCAGCAGGACAGCCCGGGGCCGGACGAGAGCCGGGACCTTCTGCGAGGTCTCCGCCAGCTCTCCTAGGGGTTATCCCCAGAACATTGCGCTCTGTCCCCAACTCGCGTGCGGCGCACGTACGATGACGTGTGA carries:
- a CDS encoding DUF4232 domain-containing protein, producing MRATPLAVTALAAALLLTACDSGGSGSGSESDDSGSSRKPGDACQIGQLGVEAGPANAAPAAGDEGNIPVSLTNQSAPCTLEGIAGAVLKAGGASATVPAADGAQPEKLTLAKGDSVTFTLTYVRGGAAGAKSLAAKTLEISLPGAPDDVQSFPWSYGPVALKADGEAPDASVGPFTRAGD
- the rpsN gene encoding 30S ribosomal protein S14 — translated: MAKKSKIAKNDRRQEIVARYAERRAELKEILRRPSSTEEERLAARRELRRQPRDASATRVRNRDQVDGRPRGYFRAFGLSRVNLRGQAHAGYLPGVRKSSW
- the rpmB gene encoding 50S ribosomal protein L28, encoding MSAHCMLTGARPGFGNRISHSHRRTSRRFDPNIQSKRYWLPSEGRHVRLRLSTKGIRTVDTIGVEAAVARIRARGVRV
- the rpmG gene encoding 50S ribosomal protein L33 — encoded protein: MARNELRPVIKLRSTAGTGFTYVTRKNRRNDPDRMTLRKFDPVVRRHVDFREER
- a CDS encoding type B 50S ribosomal protein L31 — its product is MRKGIHPDYGLVVFRDRAAKHAFLTRSTMSSDRTIEWEDGHTYPVVDVEISNVSHPFYTGTARVMDTAGRVERFERRYGKQD
- a CDS encoding GTP-binding protein yields the protein MSELSVVIVGGLHADARKAAVAGLLADVPGSLALHHDLATATAGTVVRTVRDATGIIDAGETPLVNDCACCALREDLVPELRRLADVGATRLAVVELWDSVEPKAMAEVVTAGGLSVTGVITAVDPALVLPYLGNGDDLAERGLAAAATDQRTVADTFARQLEYAPVLAVADSPEADDEDRELLAQLHPTARQVPIDGGHPRDPAGARSAVRPSGRSPLARAALAGFDVEAAAAAQHPACALLPAEADAHGVSTLVWHRCRPFHPERLYEALEDITCAAARSRGRFWLADRPDTLLHWDAAGGALCVESAGPWLASLPDAAWEMVPPVRRAAAALDWHPEHGDCCQHLVFTSPGLDRDGLERVLETCLLTDAEYAAGRDAWKRLPPAFDTLLEV
- the rpsR gene encoding 30S ribosomal protein S18, yielding MARTLDRKPAKARPNPLDQAKITYIDYKDTDLLRKFISDRGKIRSRRVTRVSAQQQRQLARAIKNAREMALLPYSSR
- a CDS encoding DUF397 domain-containing protein, translated to MDHDVYDVDDASGVYNGMAAAHLRVAWQKSRHSNSQGSCVEFARLPGGEVAVRNSRFPDGPALVYTRAEIEAMLLGIKDGEFDHLIAG
- a CDS encoding ATP-binding protein; the encoded protein is MATNGSTMLKPLRQGLPPLDPGAASDAASCALPARYEAVREARQFTRRTLDQWDLGERFDDTCLVVSELVTNALRHALPANTPRLPEQSPPVRLHLMRWTGRLVCAVRDPSQDSPVTRDADDFAAECGRGLFLVDSFSDSWGWHPMAGSIGGKVVWALFRLPQPQSAE
- a CDS encoding helix-turn-helix transcriptional regulator, coding for MLLGSQLRRLREARGITREAAGYSIRASESKISRMELGRVSFKTRDVEDLLTLYGITDEAERASLLSLAKEANVAGWWHSYSDVLPSWFPTYVGLEGAASLIRAYEVQFVHGLLQTEAYARAVVRRGMKGASAEDVERRVTLRMERQKHLLEDNGPECHIVLDEAALRRPYGDREVMRGQFQHLIEISERPNVRLQVMPFGFGGHSGESGAFTILSFPESDLSDVVYLEQLTSALYLDKHEDVAQYEKALKELQQDSPGPDESRDLLRGLRQLS